From the Streptomyces sp. KMM 9044 genome, one window contains:
- a CDS encoding ABC transporter permease, producing MSILDFADAFFTESANWQGYDGIPQRFLEHVQYSLLALAVAAAIGLPVGLLTGHTGRGGNALAFIANAARALPSFGLLVLVVLLIGFGLLPVMIPLVVLAVPPILVTTYEAVRTVDPSPVDAARGMGMPESRILFQVEVPVALPLILSGLRSAAVQIVSTATIAAYVSLGGLGRYIIDGLYQRDYEKVVGGATLVAVLALVTLTLFWAAGRFVVSPGVRRR from the coding sequence GTGAGCATCCTCGACTTCGCCGACGCGTTCTTCACCGAAAGCGCCAACTGGCAGGGCTACGACGGTATTCCGCAGCGTTTCCTCGAGCACGTCCAATACTCGCTGCTGGCGCTCGCCGTCGCCGCCGCGATCGGGCTGCCCGTCGGCCTGCTGACCGGGCACACCGGCCGCGGCGGGAACGCGCTGGCCTTCATCGCCAACGCCGCCCGAGCCCTGCCCAGTTTCGGCCTGCTGGTGCTGGTGGTCCTGCTGATCGGCTTCGGTCTGCTGCCCGTGATGATCCCGCTGGTCGTCCTGGCCGTCCCACCGATCCTGGTGACCACCTACGAGGCCGTCCGCACCGTGGACCCCTCCCCGGTGGACGCCGCCCGCGGCATGGGCATGCCCGAGTCGCGGATCCTCTTCCAGGTGGAGGTGCCGGTGGCGCTGCCGCTCATCCTCAGCGGACTGCGCTCGGCGGCCGTCCAGATCGTCTCGACAGCCACCATCGCCGCGTACGTCAGCCTCGGCGGCCTCGGCCGGTACATCATCGACGGGCTCTACCAGCGCGACTACGAGAAGGTGGTCGGCGGCGCCACCCTGGTGGCGGTCCTGGCGCTCGTCACGCTCACGCTGTTCTGGGCGGCGGGACGCTTCGTGGTGTCACCCGGGGTGCGCAGGCGGTAG
- a CDS encoding GTP-binding protein — translation MAGSDITATAPTERPAPDTVKILIAGGFGVGKTTMVGSVSEIAPLRTEEPLTMAGLGVDDLDGIEEKRATTVALDFGRISLSDDLVLYLFGTPGQQRFWFMWNDLSLGALGAVVLVDVRRPESSFAAIDFFERRGIPFVIAVNGFHGEHPYPVEDIRESLALPEGVPVLLCDARDRTSSRDVLIALLDRLIAAATPAG, via the coding sequence TTGGCCGGCTCTGACATCACCGCTACGGCGCCCACCGAGCGTCCGGCACCCGACACGGTCAAGATTCTGATCGCCGGGGGCTTCGGCGTGGGCAAGACCACCATGGTCGGCTCGGTCAGCGAGATCGCTCCGCTGCGTACCGAGGAACCGCTGACCATGGCCGGCCTGGGCGTCGACGACCTCGACGGCATCGAGGAGAAACGTGCCACCACCGTGGCGCTGGACTTCGGCCGGATCAGCCTCTCCGACGACCTCGTGCTGTACCTGTTCGGCACACCGGGCCAACAACGGTTCTGGTTCATGTGGAACGACCTGTCCCTCGGCGCGCTGGGCGCGGTGGTCCTGGTCGATGTGCGCCGGCCCGAGTCCAGCTTCGCGGCGATCGACTTCTTCGAGCGCCGGGGCATCCCGTTCGTCATCGCCGTGAACGGCTTCCACGGGGAGCACCCCTACCCGGTCGAGGACATCCGGGAGTCGCTGGCCCTCCCGGAAGGCGTGCCGGTGCTGCTGTGCGACGCACGGGACCGGACGTCGTCCAGGGACGTGCTGATCGCCCTGCTGGACCGGTTGATCGCCGCCGCCACGCCGGCGGGGTGA
- a CDS encoding roadblock/LC7 domain-containing protein, which yields MTRPIPATHTQLDQLLTGLVERVADVNQAVVLSEDGLVVSKSTGFLRDDAERLAATASGLMSLSKGVSMDFRGGPVRQALIEMANSYLILTSAGPGAHLVVLTGPGADVGVVAYQMNMLVKKIGEHLSAAPRGTAGSSDSGA from the coding sequence ATGACACGCCCCATACCCGCCACTCACACCCAGCTCGATCAGCTGCTGACCGGACTCGTGGAGCGGGTCGCCGACGTGAACCAGGCCGTGGTCCTGTCCGAGGACGGGCTGGTGGTCAGCAAGTCCACCGGGTTCCTGCGCGACGACGCGGAACGTCTGGCGGCCACCGCGTCCGGACTGATGAGCCTCAGCAAGGGTGTCAGCATGGACTTCCGTGGCGGCCCGGTGCGCCAGGCCCTCATCGAGATGGCCAACAGCTATCTGATCCTGACCTCGGCCGGGCCCGGCGCCCATCTCGTGGTGCTCACCGGTCCGGGCGCGGACGTCGGCGTGGTCGCGTACCAGATGAACATGCTGGTGAAGAAGATCGGCGAGCACCTCAGCGCGGCGCCCCGGGGCACGGCAGGTTCCTCCGACTCCGGCGCGTGA
- a CDS encoding ABC transporter permease has protein sequence MNGFFDIPSDLQHTWTGLIGVHLREALIPVAAGLLLALPIAQLCGRFRWLYPPVLGLTTVLYAIPSLAFFVVLIDYTGQTELTVMIPLALYSLVVLIPAIVDGVRSVPDETLAAATAMGFGPVRRYTQVQLPIAAPAIIAGLRVATASSISLVSVGALIGNQGALGNLLAAAQKYDRPELAVNAVLTMAALAILCDALLVLLRVLLTPWMPRGARSASGARSAVRPGRFEEAEVEAL, from the coding sequence GTGAACGGCTTCTTCGACATCCCCAGTGACCTCCAGCACACCTGGACCGGTCTGATCGGAGTGCACCTGAGGGAGGCGCTGATCCCGGTCGCGGCCGGGTTGCTGCTCGCGCTGCCCATCGCCCAGCTGTGCGGCCGCTTCCGCTGGCTGTACCCGCCGGTGCTCGGCCTGACGACCGTGCTGTACGCCATCCCGTCCCTGGCGTTCTTCGTCGTCCTGATCGACTACACCGGCCAGACCGAACTCACCGTGATGATCCCGCTGGCCCTGTACAGCCTGGTGGTGCTGATCCCGGCGATCGTCGACGGCGTGCGCTCGGTACCGGACGAGACCCTGGCCGCCGCCACCGCCATGGGCTTCGGCCCCGTACGGCGCTACACCCAGGTGCAGCTGCCGATCGCCGCGCCCGCCATCATCGCCGGACTGCGGGTCGCCACCGCGTCCAGCATCTCCCTGGTCAGCGTCGGCGCCCTGATCGGCAACCAGGGGGCCCTCGGCAACCTGCTCGCGGCCGCGCAGAAGTACGACCGGCCCGAGCTCGCGGTGAACGCCGTGCTCACCATGGCTGCCCTGGCGATCCTGTGCGACGCCCTCCTGGTCCTGCTCAGGGTCCTGCTCACACCCTGGATGCCCCGTGGCGCGCGGTCCGCTTCCGGGGCCAGGTCCGCCGTGCGTCCGGGACGGTTCGAGGAAGCCGAGGTCGAGGCCCTGTGA
- a CDS encoding sensor histidine kinase — MSPRTGARRRLGSIRLSLVLLALVPTVTLTAMWGVTTIQMFSEGLRLRSQTELSRSTGAMGTDATLALQQERRLTAAWLASPEGSRAALDAQREKTDTAVARLVGQADAIAEAPDRVSDPLYSVLGSVGSLEYYRHQVDAPSDITAEQALEQYSSIIQDQIHAFQELSQVDDGDLTSQAGPLVSLEQAAEMLSRENAHLTLAWPSGELDDESWAGFTELVTTQRWLVEDQIVPSLRGSTKTQAEKILQSSEWRTLQEVEDAVRDSRPTAEGGGVGLPDAQKQWDDALDRITPQYAALIEEQTDALLGRSADEARGLLLTAASLSAGGLIALLLCVGMSWRITRSLSRRLRGLREATLSLAEERLPEVVARLERGEKVDAESATTPLDYGHDELGQVAQAFNTAQRTAVHTAVELADTRLGFQKVILGIARQSQNLVNLQLSKLDLLERTHTDPEVLKGLYELDSTASQLRRYEENLVIISGERPGRSWSEPVALIDILRSAVGEVAEYQRVDVHTEEEVALAPPAVADVIHLLAELIDNATVYSPAPSPVGVRAALVAKGLAVEIEDRGLGMSEEDYASINTQLASPPQFDVVALADDLRLGMFVVSQLAHRHGITVTLRPSPYGGTTAIVLVPHAIVVREAAHAPQEAAFAVGGAVNGHHPAGATDTAGRTAAPAALDGEATGATDPAGAAYATTGTGTTGRASATDGPGSPETGGASNTRTSWSGPSTPSRSGAPARTAARSAGAAPAPRPNGLTPLPRRVPQTSLAAELREETATQTAEDDAASFTAEHAASSLAGFQRGTLEARDGDAGSDDDSVRPAADGDMTASPGAPTEVPAASRELSTPPADR, encoded by the coding sequence GCTGCGGCTCCGTTCCCAGACGGAACTGAGCCGGTCGACCGGCGCGATGGGCACCGACGCGACCCTCGCGTTGCAGCAGGAGCGACGGCTGACCGCCGCCTGGCTGGCCTCGCCGGAGGGCTCCCGGGCCGCCCTCGACGCACAGCGCGAGAAGACCGACACGGCGGTGGCCCGGCTGGTCGGACAGGCCGACGCGATCGCCGAGGCACCGGACCGTGTGTCGGACCCGCTGTACTCGGTGCTCGGCTCGGTGGGCAGCCTGGAGTACTACCGGCACCAGGTGGACGCGCCGAGCGACATCACCGCCGAGCAGGCACTCGAGCAGTACTCCTCGATCATCCAGGACCAGATCCACGCCTTCCAGGAACTGTCGCAGGTCGACGACGGCGACCTGACCTCGCAGGCCGGGCCGCTGGTCTCGCTGGAGCAGGCCGCGGAGATGCTCTCCCGGGAGAACGCGCATCTCACCCTGGCCTGGCCGTCCGGGGAACTCGACGACGAGTCCTGGGCCGGCTTCACGGAACTGGTCACCACCCAGCGCTGGCTGGTCGAGGACCAGATCGTGCCGTCCCTGCGCGGCAGCACCAAGACGCAGGCCGAGAAGATCCTGCAGAGCTCCGAGTGGCGGACCCTGCAGGAGGTCGAGGACGCGGTACGCGACTCCCGTCCCACGGCCGAGGGCGGGGGGGTCGGCCTGCCGGACGCCCAGAAACAGTGGGACGACGCGCTGGACAGGATCACCCCGCAGTACGCCGCCCTGATCGAGGAGCAGACCGACGCACTGCTCGGCCGCAGCGCCGACGAGGCCCGCGGTCTGCTGCTGACCGCGGCCTCTCTCAGCGCCGGCGGTCTGATCGCCCTGCTGCTGTGCGTCGGCATGTCGTGGCGGATCACCCGCTCGCTGTCCCGCAGACTGCGCGGCCTGCGGGAGGCCACTCTCAGCCTGGCCGAAGAGCGGCTGCCCGAGGTCGTGGCCCGGCTGGAGCGGGGCGAGAAGGTCGACGCAGAGTCGGCGACCACGCCCCTGGACTACGGCCACGACGAACTCGGCCAGGTGGCCCAGGCATTCAACACGGCGCAGCGCACCGCGGTGCACACGGCGGTCGAACTCGCCGACACCCGGCTCGGTTTCCAGAAGGTCATCCTGGGCATCGCCCGGCAGAGCCAGAACCTGGTCAACCTCCAGCTCAGCAAGCTCGACCTGCTGGAACGCACGCACACCGACCCCGAGGTCCTCAAGGGCCTGTACGAACTTGACTCCACAGCAAGCCAGTTGCGCCGCTATGAGGAGAACCTCGTGATCATCAGCGGCGAGCGGCCCGGCCGTTCGTGGAGCGAGCCGGTCGCGCTGATCGACATTCTGCGCAGCGCCGTCGGTGAAGTCGCCGAGTACCAGCGGGTGGACGTGCACACCGAAGAGGAGGTCGCGCTGGCTCCGCCCGCGGTGGCCGACGTCATCCACCTGCTGGCCGAGCTGATCGACAACGCGACGGTGTACTCGCCGGCGCCGAGCCCCGTCGGGGTGCGCGCCGCTCTGGTGGCCAAGGGCCTCGCCGTCGAGATCGAGGACCGGGGCCTCGGCATGTCCGAGGAGGACTACGCCTCGATCAACACCCAGTTGGCCAGTCCTCCGCAGTTCGACGTGGTGGCACTCGCCGACGACCTCCGGCTCGGCATGTTCGTGGTCTCCCAGCTGGCCCACCGGCACGGCATCACCGTCACCCTGCGCCCGTCGCCGTACGGCGGGACGACGGCGATCGTGCTGGTCCCGCACGCGATCGTGGTGCGGGAGGCCGCACATGCCCCCCAGGAGGCCGCGTTCGCCGTCGGCGGTGCGGTGAACGGGCACCACCCGGCCGGTGCCACGGATACCGCGGGCCGCACGGCCGCTCCGGCGGCCCTCGACGGCGAGGCCACCGGCGCCACGGACCCGGCAGGCGCGGCGTACGCCACGACAGGGACCGGCACCACCGGCAGGGCGTCCGCCACGGACGGCCCGGGCAGTCCGGAGACCGGGGGCGCCTCGAACACACGGACTTCCTGGAGCGGGCCGTCGACGCCGTCCCGCTCCGGGGCCCCCGCGCGGACCGCCGCCCGTTCGGCCGGCGCCGCTCCCGCGCCCCGGCCGAACGGGCTCACCCCGCTCCCCCGCCGGGTGCCGCAGACCAGCCTGGCCGCCGAACTCCGTGAGGAGACGGCGACACAGACCGCCGAGGACGACGCGGCGAGCTTCACGGCGGAACACGCCGCCTCCTCCCTCGCCGGCTTCCAGCGCGGCACGCTTGAGGCACGCGACGGCGACGCCGGTTCCGACGACGATTCCGTGCGGCCGGCCGCCGATGGCGACATGACAGCATCCCCCGGGGCGCCCACAGAGGTGCCCGCCGCCTCCCGAGAGCTCTCGACACCGCCCGCCGACCGCTGA
- a CDS encoding DUF742 domain-containing protein — MGGGDFPGRLVRPFTLTGGRTRPSRADFTLITTVTTVEPQPEAAARLQPEHTRILRLCAEPLAVAELAARLDLPMSVVVIMLCDLLEAGRITVRPPHHVTRTSPDLDLLQKVRDGLGRL, encoded by the coding sequence GTGGGCGGAGGCGATTTCCCGGGCCGGCTCGTCCGACCGTTCACGCTGACCGGTGGCCGGACGCGGCCCAGCCGCGCCGACTTCACGCTCATCACGACGGTGACGACGGTCGAGCCACAGCCCGAGGCGGCTGCCCGGCTGCAGCCCGAGCACACGCGCATCCTGCGACTGTGCGCGGAGCCCCTCGCGGTGGCGGAACTCGCGGCGCGTCTCGACCTCCCGATGAGCGTGGTCGTGATCATGCTCTGCGACCTGCTGGAGGCGGGCCGGATCACCGTCCGCCCTCCGCACCACGTCACCCGCACCTCCCCGGACCTGGATCTGCTGCAGAAAGTGAGGGACGGCCTTGGCCGGCTCTGA
- a CDS encoding sensor histidine kinase — protein sequence MRDMLLIALFAFLGAAAAGALGACVLLLIRRRTLTAHLAVVVAVAVTAMLAGTLAVAQAMFLSAHDLTVVTTVVAMAAVVSMATALLLGRWVVARSRDLALAARSFGDGGDFAAPEGPAIAELAAVGRELQATSDKLAESRNRERALESSRRELVAWISHDLRTPLAGLRAMAEALEDGVAAEPDRYLRQIRTEVERLNGMVGDLFELSRIHAGTLTLSFSRMSLYDLVGDALAGADPLAREHGVRLVGARVEPVPVEVDGREMSRVLGNLLVNAIRRTPADGTVAVAAERFADGVVLSVTDGCGGIPDEDLPRVFDTGWRGTHARTPPAGAGLGLAIVRGLVEAHRGTATVRNVTGGCRFEVTLPAAKS from the coding sequence GTGCGCGACATGCTGCTCATCGCCCTGTTCGCCTTCCTCGGCGCCGCCGCGGCCGGGGCGCTCGGCGCGTGCGTCCTGCTGCTGATCCGGCGGCGGACGCTCACCGCGCATCTCGCGGTGGTCGTGGCCGTCGCGGTCACCGCGATGCTCGCGGGCACGCTGGCCGTCGCACAGGCGATGTTCCTCTCGGCGCACGACCTGACCGTGGTGACGACCGTCGTCGCGATGGCCGCCGTGGTCTCCATGGCGACCGCGCTGCTGCTCGGACGCTGGGTCGTCGCCCGCAGCCGGGACCTGGCGCTCGCCGCCCGTTCCTTCGGCGACGGCGGGGACTTCGCCGCCCCCGAAGGTCCGGCCATCGCCGAACTCGCCGCGGTCGGCAGAGAACTGCAGGCCACCAGCGACAAGCTCGCCGAGTCCCGGAACCGCGAGCGTGCGCTGGAGTCCTCCCGCAGGGAACTCGTCGCCTGGATCTCCCACGACCTGCGCACCCCGCTCGCCGGCCTCCGTGCGATGGCCGAGGCCCTGGAGGACGGCGTCGCCGCCGAACCCGACCGCTACCTCCGCCAGATCCGCACCGAGGTGGAACGCCTCAACGGCATGGTCGGCGACCTCTTCGAACTCTCCCGCATCCACGCGGGCACCCTCACCCTGTCCTTCTCCCGGATGTCCCTGTACGACCTGGTCGGCGACGCCCTCGCCGGCGCGGACCCGCTCGCCCGCGAGCACGGCGTACGGCTCGTCGGCGCCCGGGTCGAGCCGGTGCCCGTGGAGGTGGACGGCCGGGAGATGAGCCGCGTCCTGGGCAACCTGCTGGTCAACGCGATCCGCCGGACCCCGGCGGATGGCACCGTCGCCGTCGCGGCCGAACGCTTTGCCGACGGAGTGGTCCTCTCCGTGACGGACGGCTGCGGCGGCATCCCCGACGAGGACCTGCCCCGCGTCTTCGACACCGGCTGGCGCGGCACCCACGCCCGCACCCCGCCCGCCGGCGCGGGCCTCGGCCTCGCCATCGTCCGCGGTCTCGTGGAGGCCCACCGGGGCACCGCCACCGTCCGCAACGTCACCGGCGGCTGCCGCTTCGAGGTCACCCTCCCGGCAGCCAAGAGCTGA
- a CDS encoding ABC transporter substrate-binding protein, producing the protein MTYTAKSSWSGTRHTGAAAVALTAAAALLTGCSSGDTSDNPLEEEKAEAGTVVVGSNNFAESTLLADIYGEALRAKGLKVTYKHNIGSRETTYGLMKNGSLTVLPEYNGSLLAYLDPEAEQESTEAVNTAVKAKLDKKLTLLDPSPAEDKDSVSVNAETAKKYGLTESSTLADLKNIAPELVIGGSPEFQTRRQGLEGLKSVYGLEFKSFKALDAGGPLTQAALTQNEVQAADIFTTDPTIVKEEFVVLGDPENLFGFANVTPLVHKDALSQEGVDALNEVSAELDTETLLDLDAQVQLEKKDPLDVAKAWLESAGLV; encoded by the coding sequence ATGACTTATACCGCCAAGAGCAGCTGGTCCGGGACGAGGCACACCGGTGCGGCGGCCGTCGCGCTCACCGCCGCGGCGGCCCTGCTCACGGGCTGTTCGTCCGGCGACACCTCCGACAACCCCCTCGAGGAGGAGAAGGCGGAGGCAGGCACCGTCGTCGTCGGCTCCAACAACTTCGCCGAGAGCACCCTGCTCGCCGACATCTACGGCGAGGCACTCAGGGCCAAGGGCCTCAAGGTCACCTACAAACACAACATCGGCAGCCGGGAGACGACCTACGGTCTGATGAAGAACGGCTCCCTCACCGTTCTGCCCGAGTACAACGGCTCCCTGCTCGCCTACCTCGACCCCGAGGCCGAGCAGGAGTCCACGGAGGCCGTCAACACCGCCGTCAAGGCCAAGCTCGACAAGAAGCTGACCCTGCTGGACCCGTCGCCGGCCGAGGACAAGGACTCGGTCAGCGTCAACGCCGAGACCGCGAAGAAGTACGGCCTCACCGAGTCGTCGACACTCGCCGACCTCAAGAACATCGCGCCGGAGCTGGTGATCGGCGGTTCGCCCGAGTTCCAGACCCGGCGCCAGGGCCTGGAGGGTCTGAAGTCCGTCTACGGGCTGGAATTCAAGTCGTTCAAGGCGCTGGACGCGGGCGGGCCGCTGACCCAGGCGGCGCTCACCCAGAACGAGGTGCAGGCGGCGGACATCTTCACCACGGACCCGACGATCGTGAAGGAGGAGTTCGTCGTCCTGGGAGACCCGGAGAACCTCTTCGGATTCGCCAACGTGACCCCGCTGGTCCACAAGGACGCCCTCTCCCAGGAGGGGGTCGACGCGCTCAACGAGGTCTCCGCCGAGCTGGACACCGAGACCCTGCTCGACCTCGACGCCCAGGTCCAGCTGGAGAAGAAGGACCCGCTGGACGTGGCGAAAGCCTGGCTGGAGTCGGCCGGACTGGTCTGA
- a CDS encoding ABC transporter ATP-binding protein, protein MIRIESVTKRYPDGTVAVDRLSLEIPDRSVTVLVGPSGCGKTTTLRMINRMVEPTEGTILLDGEDIQRRPVTTLRRSMGYVIQNAGLFQHRTIVDNIATVPRMLGWGKQRARERAAELMERVGLDTAMAERYPYQLSGGQQQRVGVARALAADPPVLLMDEPFSAVDPVVRKGLQDELLRIQEELGKTIVFVTHDIDEAVKLGTMIAVLREGGRLAQYAPPAELLSDPADAFVEDFLGADRGIRRLSFLTTAALELATDIVIPPDATAERIGAADAAHLLVTDDEGRPLGWSEPRRLAAGDIRTDQLLPYGRPFVPGVDSLRVALDCAVLSPTGWAVAVDDAGRVRGVVSQQTIGDAIRTAHRGVRADEEKAEG, encoded by the coding sequence TTGATACGGATCGAATCAGTCACGAAGCGCTACCCGGACGGCACGGTGGCGGTCGACCGGCTCTCCCTGGAGATCCCCGACCGCTCCGTCACCGTCCTCGTCGGACCGTCGGGCTGCGGCAAGACGACCACCCTGCGTATGATCAACCGCATGGTCGAACCCACCGAGGGAACGATCCTGCTCGACGGTGAGGACATCCAGCGCCGGCCCGTCACCACCCTGCGCCGGTCCATGGGATACGTCATCCAGAACGCCGGACTGTTCCAGCACCGCACGATCGTCGACAACATCGCCACCGTGCCCCGCATGCTCGGCTGGGGCAAGCAGCGGGCCCGGGAACGGGCGGCGGAGCTGATGGAGCGGGTGGGCCTCGACACCGCCATGGCCGAGCGGTACCCGTACCAGCTCTCCGGTGGCCAGCAGCAGCGCGTCGGGGTGGCACGGGCACTCGCCGCGGACCCGCCGGTGCTGTTGATGGACGAGCCGTTCTCGGCCGTCGACCCGGTGGTCCGCAAGGGCCTCCAGGACGAACTCCTGCGGATCCAGGAGGAGCTGGGCAAGACCATCGTCTTCGTCACCCATGACATCGACGAGGCGGTCAAACTCGGCACGATGATCGCAGTCCTGCGCGAAGGCGGCCGGCTCGCCCAGTACGCGCCGCCCGCCGAGCTGCTGTCCGACCCCGCCGACGCGTTCGTCGAGGACTTCCTCGGCGCCGACCGGGGCATCCGCCGGCTCTCCTTCCTCACCACCGCCGCGCTGGAACTGGCCACCGACATCGTGATCCCGCCGGACGCCACCGCCGAGCGGATCGGCGCCGCCGACGCCGCCCATCTCCTGGTGACCGACGACGAGGGCCGCCCGCTCGGCTGGTCCGAGCCGCGCCGGCTGGCAGCCGGGGACATCCGCACCGACCAGCTCCTGCCGTACGGGCGGCCGTTCGTGCCCGGCGTGGACTCGCTGCGGGTAGCGCTCGACTGCGCCGTGCTCTCCCCGACCGGCTGGGCCGTCGCCGTGGACGACGCCGGCCGGGTGCGGGGAGTCGTCTCCCAGCAGACCATCGGCGACGCCATCCGCACCGCGCACCGAGGCGTCCGCGCCGACGAGGAGAAGGCCGAAGGGTGA
- a CDS encoding response regulator transcription factor, with translation MEQQQSPAETGARVLVVDDDPTVAEIVTGYLDRAGYVVDRAGDGPDALARAADHWPDLIVLDLMLPGMDGLEVCRRMRGQGPVPVIMLTARGDEDDRILGLEVGADDYVTKPFSPRELVLRVESVLRRARPAAAPAPGVLRAAGLRVDPVARRATKHGAEMALTIREFDLLAFLLRNPGRAYAREELMREVWGWDFGDLSTVTVHVRRLRGKVEDDPARPRLIQTVWGVGYRFDPASGEE, from the coding sequence ATGGAGCAGCAGCAGTCACCCGCGGAGACCGGAGCCCGGGTCCTCGTCGTGGACGACGACCCCACCGTCGCCGAGATCGTCACGGGCTACCTGGACCGCGCCGGATACGTCGTCGACCGGGCCGGCGACGGCCCCGACGCGCTCGCCAGGGCGGCGGACCACTGGCCGGACCTCATCGTGCTCGACCTGATGCTGCCCGGCATGGACGGCCTGGAGGTGTGCCGCCGGATGCGCGGCCAAGGGCCCGTGCCGGTCATCATGCTCACCGCGCGCGGCGACGAGGACGACCGCATCCTCGGCCTGGAGGTCGGCGCCGACGACTACGTGACCAAACCCTTCAGCCCCCGCGAGCTGGTGCTGCGCGTCGAGTCCGTACTGCGCCGTGCCCGCCCCGCCGCAGCCCCCGCACCCGGCGTCCTGCGCGCCGCCGGGCTCCGGGTCGACCCAGTCGCCCGCCGCGCCACCAAGCACGGTGCCGAAATGGCTTTGACCATACGCGAGTTCGACCTCCTCGCGTTCCTGCTGCGCAACCCCGGGCGGGCCTACGCACGGGAGGAGCTGATGCGCGAGGTGTGGGGCTGGGACTTCGGCGACCTGTCCACCGTCACCGTGCACGTGAGGCGGCTGCGGGGCAAGGTCGAGGACGATCCGGCACGGCCCCGCCTCATCCAGACGGTGTGGGGCGTCGGCTACCGCTTCGACCCCGCGAGCGGGGAGGAGTGA
- a CDS encoding NAD-dependent epimerase/dehydratase family protein, translating into MRVMVTGGAGFIGSHVVEVLRARGHEPVVYDVRTDPAADVRDAGAVRGALSGVDAVCHQAAMVGLGTGFADAPAYVSHNGLGTAVLLAAMEEAGVGRLVLAGSMVVYGEGRYSCARHGVVRPGPRAVGDLEAGRFEPACPSCGSALSPGPVGEDAPVDPRNVYATTKLTQEHLAAAWARSTGGTAVSLRYHNVYGPGMPRDTPYAGVASFFRSALARGEAPRVFEDGRQRRDFVHVRDVAAANAAALEADTARGALTAYNTGSGTPHTVGEMAHALASAYGGPEPVVTGEYRLGDVRHITADSTRLRTGLSWKPEITFEDGMREFAAAGLPGD; encoded by the coding sequence ATGCGTGTAATGGTCACCGGCGGTGCCGGGTTCATCGGGTCCCATGTCGTGGAGGTGCTGCGGGCGCGCGGGCACGAGCCCGTGGTGTACGACGTCCGCACCGATCCGGCGGCGGACGTGCGCGACGCCGGTGCCGTGCGCGGCGCCCTGTCCGGTGTCGACGCCGTCTGCCATCAGGCGGCGATGGTCGGCCTCGGCACCGGCTTCGCCGACGCCCCCGCGTACGTCTCCCACAACGGCCTGGGCACGGCGGTGCTGCTGGCCGCGATGGAGGAGGCAGGGGTGGGGCGCCTCGTCCTGGCGGGGTCGATGGTGGTGTACGGCGAGGGCCGCTACTCCTGTGCCCGGCACGGGGTGGTGCGTCCCGGCCCGCGCGCCGTCGGCGACCTCGAGGCCGGACGCTTCGAGCCTGCCTGTCCCTCCTGCGGGTCGGCCCTCTCCCCCGGCCCGGTCGGCGAGGACGCTCCCGTCGACCCGCGCAACGTGTACGCGACGACCAAGCTGACGCAGGAACACCTGGCCGCCGCCTGGGCCCGGTCGACGGGCGGGACGGCGGTGTCGCTGCGCTATCACAACGTCTACGGCCCCGGGATGCCCCGCGACACCCCGTACGCGGGCGTGGCCTCCTTCTTCCGCTCGGCGCTGGCCCGCGGCGAGGCGCCCCGTGTCTTCGAGGACGGCCGCCAGCGCCGGGACTTCGTGCACGTACGGGACGTGGCGGCGGCCAATGCCGCGGCGCTGGAGGCCGACACGGCGCGGGGCGCGCTCACCGCGTACAACACGGGCAGCGGCACACCCCACACGGTCGGCGAGATGGCCCACGCCCTGGCCTCGGCGTACGGCGGCCCGGAACCGGTCGTCACGGGCGAGTACCGTCTGGGCGACGTCCGCCACATCACGGCCGACTCCACCCGCCTGCGCACCGGTCTGTCCTGGAAACCGGAGATCACCTTCGAGGACGGGATGCGCGAGTTCGCGGCGGCGGGGTTGCCGGGGGACTGA